The proteins below are encoded in one region of Takifugu rubripes chromosome 1, fTakRub1.2, whole genome shotgun sequence:
- the cln5 gene encoding ceroid-lipofuscinosis neuronal protein 5, which translates to MIPTVVVLYLNVVILLHVAACFDDNKSKWPVPYRRFDHRPDVDPFCEAIYPFCPTGDRDGRVPDVRNSDVISVYRLQTPVWEFKYGSLLGKMHIMHDAIGFSSSEMGVNYTMEWYELFQLGNCTFPHLRPDVYAPFWCNQGAACFFEGIDDMHWSQNGTLEKIGEITGGQFNEMARWVQNDNETGIYYETWTVRSDPSPNATVWFESYDCSQFVHRTYRKLSQLGAKLSSQTQTNYTKIYLYSGEPTYLGNDSAIFGQPALKNLATDIRKFYNLFRPHQSFFDLAFSLLEAYKTVVLDKDFYLYYNFEYWHLPMKPPYIQITYEEVPLPSPVKTHHKIK; encoded by the exons ATGATTCCCACTGTGGTTGTTTTGTATCTAAATGTAGTGATTCTTCTTCATGTAGCTGCCTGTTTCGATGACAATAAATCGAAATGGCCCGTTCCTTACAG GCGCTTTGACCATCGCCCTGACGTCGACCCGTTCTGTGAAGCCATCTACCCCTTCTGTCCCACCGGGGACCGAGACGGACGCGTTCCTGACGTGAGAAACAGCGACGTCATCTCAGTGTATAGACTGCAAACACCCGTGTGGGAGTTCAAGTACGGAAGTTTACTTGGCAAAATG CATATCATGCATGATGCTATCGGCTTCAGCAGTTCAGAAATGGGGGTCAACTACACCATGGAGTGGTATGAGCTTTTCCAGCTGGGCAACTGCACGTTTCCTCACCTCAGACCTGATGTGTATGCCCCCTTCTGGTGCAACCAGGGAGCCGCGTGCTTCTTTGAAGGCATTGATGACATGCACTGGTCACAAAATGGCACCTTGGAGAAAATAGGAGAAATCACAG GGGGGCAGTTTAATGAAATGGCCCGCTGGGTCCAGAACGATAACGAAACCGGGATCTATTATGAGACGTGGACGGTTCGCTCGGACCCCAGCCCCAACGCAACCGTGTGGTTCGAGTCCTACGACTGCTCTCAGTTCGTCCATCGTACATACAGGAAACTGAGTCAACTCGGAGCCAAACTGTCCAGCCAAACTCAAACCAACTACACCAAGATCTACCTGTACAGCGGAGAGCCCACCTACCTCGGGAACGACAGCGCCATCTTTGGACAACCAGCTCTAAAGAATCTGGCAACAGACATCCGCAAATTTTACAACTTATTCAGACCACATCAGTCCTTTTTTGACTTGGCCTTCAGTCTGTTGGAGGCTTACAAAACGGTGGTGCTGGACAAGGACTTCTACCTCTACTATAACTTTGAGTACTGGCACCTGCCGATGAAACCCCCCTACATCCAGATTACATATGAAGAGGTGCCGCTGCCTTCACCTGTCAAGACccatcacaaaataaaatag
- the fbxl3a gene encoding F-box/LRR-repeat protein 3, whose protein sequence is MKRIKGGEEDGDGSSTSSPPEPCKKVRATEEVEAAVPSGSPDGDWARLPQELLLHIFQYLPLLDRAYASQVCRKWNQAFHMPELWRCFEFELNQPASSYLKATHPDLIKQIIKRHSNHLQYVSFKVDSSTESAEAACDILSQLVNCSLKTLGLISTARPSFMEVPKSHFISALTVVFVNSKSLSSLKIDDTPVDDPSLKVLVANNSDTLKLLKMSSCPHVSPAGILCVADQCHGLRELALNYHLLSDELLLALSSEKHVHLEHLRIDVVSENPGQHFHTIKKSSWDAMVRHSPKFNLVMYFFLYEDEFGPFFNEEIPVTHLYFGRSVSKEVLGRVGLHCPRLVELVVCANGLRPLDEELIRIAKHCTQLSAIGLGECEVSCSAFVEFVKMCGRRLSQLSIMEEVLIPDHKYSLDEIHWEVSKHLGRVWFPDMMPTW, encoded by the exons ATGAAGCGGattaaaggaggagaggaggacggcGATGGCTCCTCGACCAGCAGCCCACCAGAGCCATGTAAGAAGGTACGGGCGACtgaagaggtggaggcagcggTGCCCAGCGGGTCACCAGATGGGGACTGGGCACGACTGCCTCAGGAACTCCTACTACACATCTTCCAGTACCTTCCGCTTTTGGACCGGGCTTACGCCTCCCAGGTGTGCCGCAAGTGGAACCAGGCTTTCCACATGCCAGAGTTGTGGAGATGTTTTGAGTTTGAGCTGAACCAGCCAGCCAGCTCCTACCTTAAGGCTACACATCCAGACCTCATCAAACAGATCATAAAGAGGCACTCCAACCACCTGCAGTATGTCAGCTTCAAG GTGGACAGCAGCACAGAGTCTGCAGAGGCAGCCTGTGACATTCTTTCACAGCTGGTAAATTGCTCACTGAAGACCTTGGGGCTCATCTCTACAGCCAGACCCAGTTTTATGGAGGTTCCAAAG TCCCATTTCATCTCAGCTTTGACTGTGGTGTTTGTCAACTCCAAATCATTGTCCTCGCTCAAGATTGATGACACTCCTGTGGACGATCCATCGCTGAAGGTGCTGGTGGCCAATAACAGTGACACGCTGAAGCTTTTGAAGATGAGCAGCTGCCCTCACGTCTCTCCAGCAG GGATCCTGTGTGTTGCAGACCAGTGTCATGGGCTGAGAGAGCTGGCTCTCAACTACCACCTCTTGAGTGATGAACTCCTTCTGGCCCTCTCCTCTGAGAAACACGTCCACCTGGAACACTTGCGGATCGATGTGGTGAGCGAGAACCCCGGGCAGCACTTTCACACCATCAAGAAGAGCAGCTGGGACGCCATGGTGCGGCATTCGCCCAAATTCAACCTGGTCATGTACTTCTTTTTGTACGAAGACGAATTTGGGCCCTTTTTTAACGAGGAGATCCCCGTCACCCACCTTTACTTCGGCCGTTCAGTCAGCAAGGAGGTTTTAGGCCGTGTCGGCCTCCACTGTCCCCgcctggtggagctggtggtgtGCGCCAACGGCCTGCGCCCTCTGGACGAGGAGCTGATACGCATTGCCAAGCACTGCACCCAGCTGTCAGCCATCGGTCTGGGCGAGTGCGAGGTGTCCTGCAGTGCGTTTGTGGAGTTCGTCAAAATGTGTGGGAGGAGGCTTTCCCAGCTGTCCATCAtggaggaggtgctgattcCAGATCACAAATACTCCCTGGATGAGATCCACTGGGAGGTTTCAAAGCACCTGGGCCGGGTCTGGTTCCCAGACATGATGCCGACATGGTAA